A section of the Verrucomicrobiia bacterium genome encodes:
- a CDS encoding M36 family metallopeptidase, giving the protein MGWLSPGDTETRGNNVTAHTDRDGNNEPDLPRPTANNRVFDFPLDLNTSPTNSSAASVVNVFYWCNFAHDRFYELGFTESAGNFQQTNFNRGGLGGDPVIADVQDGEGFNNANFSTPPYDGMSPRMQMYIFNAPHPDRDGALDAEVILHEYTHGLSERLVGAGYGIVESQTAGMAEGWSDFMAMALLSHPQQSLASNYPFSAYVARMFGGILAENYYYGLRRYPYSTNLAVHPLTFKDIDPTQASFHFGVPRNPAIGTSASQVHNQGEVWCAVLWDMRANLIARHGFATGNWLAMQLVVDGMRNCPANPNFLHARDAILLADRISFQGANRAEIWAAFARRGMGAMASSPPSYTTIGIVEDFSLPEDFDISPTSEQTINGTVGGPFSPATLTFDLMNAGRAPLSWSASATPLLKLSATNGVLQPQSSTPLVVSLSAIVTELPAGTYTQQVFFANTATGSNQIRNLRLVIRQESSFLVEFFDHADFDLEFTTLTFTPDDSAAGFQVCRQPASAFPTDPAGGDRIFLGDDWYLPLTLTNGRTVSLFGQRTNIIYISSNGHLTTRMGNTQYFQPELSIFYEQPRVAALYADFHPGQSNLFTGTLDARVSWRQLDDRLAVTWQDVPEYGIQNSNSFQIELFYHGPIRITWLRMDARNGRTGLAPGRGVPTGLVETDFSSSPLCGRQLYLAVQNGLEGQGALPQAGRVSLPEPVTNDVEVTLLSENTAEIILPSSVLIPAGQTSQWFTVVYPDDPLVDGPRRTRLHASAPGFSPAQTLVTVLDNEIAQLDLSFPSILNEGAGLVATAGVLRVTPAPDEALIVRLSSLATNLAQIPEPGFVILGAGQQQVPVPVRILDNNLIEGLTAATLSARVEGWPPASANLLILDNEPRQLSLQVPARVGETFGTLTNAGRVSVAGPLTFDLVVLLQSSQPTRILVPPTLTIPSGQSQAFFNLQVLDDQLRNPTNTVLITASALGFTNATATLIIDDNETLAPPTLTFPAHQAAQLRAPLLLQWSADFGELLLNGGFETGDFTGWSNAPSPDGSAFILNHGSLLTAQGAGPFPPIAGRFEALSHPLSAGRRELSQWIQLPAIPGVLNLSWQHTIRNYAEGFNAQHQFRVELRDASGTNLLATLFSTQPGDPLMQSPVQRSANLNPWQGRKVLLAFVAEDSLGCLNVSVDNVSLALLPPEPVTFEVYLGLTTNLTATNLLGVTTNKSWLVPGPLSPLTTYFWQIVAVRGDERSPSPIRSFTTAGAAPPPQISFNLPGNYSTVTIPSNVLLNVTASAPAGVVKISFYDYDTKIGEVSSPPYTLNYLLGTAGLRQLRAILLDGNGQETVSPPLFLVARAAGAQPITFIPAGAPWRYLDNGSNQGSAWRQRDFDDSSWKIGRGRFGYGLGGETTLLDFGPDPDNKFVTTYFRTMFTNHADLSSLTLKLIADDGVVIWFNDLPIRINMPPLSDITYNDRAESEVTGPNQTNFVTYSLHPWILPQGPVLLAVELHQHTNNGPDLAFDLALEALGNYRPVVQLTAPPAGTLLPPGQPLALQVLAFDRYGQITRVEYFAHDTKLGEASSYPYSFIWTNPPPGTFPITAVATDNNGAASTSAPVWISFGGPALLPPTTRPGELLLSWPAAPPEYLLESASRLEPPDWQPLTNSPTVSNGLRQLLLPLDGPQRFFRLRRP; this is encoded by the coding sequence CTGGGCTGGCTCAGCCCCGGCGACACCGAAACTCGCGGCAACAACGTCACCGCCCACACCGACCGCGACGGCAACAACGAACCCGACCTCCCCCGCCCCACCGCCAACAACCGCGTTTTTGATTTTCCCCTCGACTTGAACACCAGCCCCACCAACTCCTCCGCCGCCTCCGTGGTCAATGTCTTCTACTGGTGCAACTTTGCCCACGACCGCTTCTACGAGCTGGGCTTCACTGAAAGCGCCGGCAACTTCCAGCAAACCAACTTCAACCGCGGCGGCCTGGGCGGCGACCCCGTCATCGCCGATGTCCAGGACGGCGAAGGCTTCAACAACGCCAACTTCTCCACCCCCCCTTACGACGGCATGTCCCCCCGCATGCAAATGTACATCTTCAACGCCCCCCACCCCGACCGCGATGGCGCCCTCGACGCCGAGGTCATCCTCCACGAATACACCCACGGCCTGAGCGAGCGCCTCGTGGGCGCCGGCTACGGCATCGTCGAATCCCAAACCGCCGGCATGGCCGAAGGCTGGTCCGATTTCATGGCCATGGCCCTCCTCAGCCACCCCCAGCAAAGCCTCGCCAGCAACTACCCCTTCAGCGCCTACGTCGCCCGCATGTTCGGCGGCATCCTCGCCGAAAATTACTACTACGGCCTCCGCCGCTACCCCTATAGCACCAACCTCGCCGTCCACCCCCTCACCTTCAAAGACATTGACCCCACCCAGGCCAGCTTCCACTTCGGCGTGCCCCGCAACCCCGCCATCGGCACCAGCGCCTCCCAGGTCCACAACCAGGGCGAAGTCTGGTGTGCCGTCCTCTGGGACATGCGCGCCAACCTCATCGCCCGCCACGGCTTCGCCACCGGCAACTGGCTCGCCATGCAACTCGTGGTGGACGGCATGCGTAATTGCCCCGCCAACCCCAATTTCTTGCACGCCCGCGACGCCATCCTCCTCGCCGACCGCATCAGCTTCCAGGGCGCCAATCGCGCCGAAATCTGGGCCGCCTTCGCCCGCCGCGGCATGGGCGCCATGGCCAGCTCGCCCCCCAGTTACACCACCATCGGCATCGTCGAAGATTTCAGCCTCCCCGAAGACTTCGACATCTCCCCCACCTCCGAGCAAACCATCAACGGCACCGTCGGCGGGCCGTTCTCCCCCGCCACCCTCACCTTCGACCTCATGAACGCCGGACGTGCCCCCTTGTCCTGGTCCGCTTCCGCCACCCCCCTGCTCAAATTGTCCGCCACCAACGGCGTCCTCCAGCCGCAAAGCTCCACCCCCCTCGTCGTCTCCCTGTCCGCCATCGTCACTGAACTCCCGGCCGGCACTTACACGCAGCAGGTTTTCTTCGCCAACACCGCCACCGGCTCCAATCAAATCCGCAACCTCCGCCTCGTCATCCGCCAGGAATCCTCCTTCCTCGTCGAATTCTTCGACCACGCCGATTTCGACCTCGAATTCACCACCCTCACCTTCACCCCCGATGATTCCGCCGCCGGCTTCCAGGTCTGCCGCCAGCCCGCCTCCGCTTTCCCCACCGACCCCGCCGGCGGCGACCGCATCTTCCTCGGCGATGATTGGTATCTGCCCCTGACCCTCACCAACGGCCGCACCGTCTCCCTCTTCGGCCAGCGCACCAACATCATCTACATCAGCAGCAACGGCCACCTCACCACCCGCATGGGCAACACCCAATATTTCCAGCCCGAGCTTTCCATCTTCTACGAACAACCCCGCGTGGCCGCCCTCTATGCCGACTTCCACCCCGGCCAGTCCAACCTCTTCACCGGCACCCTCGACGCCCGCGTCAGTTGGCGCCAGCTCGACGACCGCCTCGCCGTCACCTGGCAGGATGTCCCCGAATACGGCATCCAAAACTCCAATTCCTTCCAAATCGAATTGTTCTACCACGGCCCCATCCGCATCACCTGGCTCCGCATGGATGCGCGCAACGGACGCACCGGCCTGGCCCCCGGCCGCGGCGTGCCCACCGGCCTCGTCGAAACCGACTTCTCCAGCTCCCCGCTCTGTGGACGCCAGCTCTACCTCGCCGTCCAAAACGGCCTCGAAGGCCAGGGCGCCCTGCCCCAGGCCGGCCGCGTCTCTCTCCCCGAGCCGGTCACCAACGACGTGGAAGTCACTCTCCTCTCCGAAAACACCGCCGAAATCATCCTTCCCTCCTCCGTCCTCATCCCCGCTGGCCAGACCAGCCAGTGGTTCACCGTCGTGTACCCCGATGACCCCCTGGTGGACGGCCCCCGCCGCACCCGCCTCCACGCCAGCGCCCCCGGCTTCAGTCCGGCCCAAACCCTGGTCACCGTCCTGGACAATGAAATCGCCCAGCTCGACCTTTCCTTCCCCTCCATTCTTAACGAAGGCGCCGGCCTCGTCGCCACCGCTGGCGTCCTCCGCGTCACCCCCGCCCCCGACGAAGCGCTCATCGTCCGCCTGTCTTCCCTGGCCACCAACCTCGCCCAAATCCCCGAACCCGGCTTCGTCATCCTCGGCGCCGGCCAGCAGCAAGTCCCCGTCCCCGTGCGCATCCTCGACAACAACCTCATCGAAGGCCTCACCGCCGCCACCCTGTCCGCCCGCGTCGAAGGCTGGCCCCCCGCCAGCGCCAACCTCCTGATCCTGGACAACGAACCCCGCCAACTCTCCCTGCAAGTCCCCGCCCGTGTCGGCGAAACTTTCGGCACCCTCACCAACGCCGGCCGCGTCAGTGTGGCCGGCCCGCTCACCTTCGACCTCGTAGTCCTGTTGCAAAGCTCCCAGCCCACCCGCATCCTCGTCCCGCCCACCCTGACCATCCCCTCCGGTCAGAGCCAGGCCTTCTTTAACCTGCAAGTCCTCGATGACCAGCTCCGCAATCCCACCAACACCGTCCTCATCACCGCCAGCGCCCTCGGCTTCACCAACGCCACCGCCACCCTGATCATTGACGACAACGAAACCCTCGCCCCACCCACCCTCACCTTCCCCGCCCACCAAGCCGCGCAGCTCCGTGCCCCACTTCTCCTGCAATGGAGCGCTGACTTCGGCGAGCTCCTCCTCAACGGCGGCTTTGAAACCGGCGATTTCACCGGCTGGTCCAACGCCCCCAGCCCCGATGGCAGCGCCTTCATCCTTAACCACGGCTCACTCCTCACCGCCCAGGGCGCCGGCCCCTTCCCTCCCATCGCCGGCCGCTTCGAAGCCCTCTCGCATCCCTTGAGCGCCGGCCGCCGTGAATTGAGCCAGTGGATCCAGCTCCCCGCCATCCCGGGCGTTCTCAACCTTTCCTGGCAGCACACCATCCGCAACTACGCCGAGGGCTTCAATGCCCAACACCAATTCCGCGTCGAATTGCGCGATGCCTCCGGCACCAACCTCCTCGCCACCCTCTTCTCCACCCAACCCGGCGACCCCCTCATGCAATCCCCCGTGCAACGCTCAGCCAACCTCAACCCCTGGCAGGGCCGGAAAGTCCTGCTCGCCTTCGTCGCCGAAGACAGCCTCGGCTGCCTGAATGTCTCCGTGGACAATGTCAGCCTCGCCTTGCTCCCGCCCGAACCCGTCACCTTTGAAGTCTATCTCGGCCTCACCACCAACCTCACCGCTACCAACTTGTTGGGCGTCACCACCAACAAATCCTGGCTCGTGCCCGGCCCCCTCTCGCCGCTCACCACCTATTTCTGGCAGATCGTGGCCGTACGCGGCGATGAACGCAGCCCCAGCCCCATCCGCAGCTTTACCACCGCCGGCGCCGCCCCCCCGCCCCAGATCAGTTTCAATCTCCCGGGCAACTACTCCACCGTCACCATCCCCTCCAACGTCCTGCTCAACGTCACCGCCTCCGCCCCCGCTGGCGTGGTCAAAATCAGTTTCTACGACTACGACACCAAAATCGGCGAAGTCTCCTCCCCGCCCTACACCCTCAATTACCTCCTGGGCACTGCCGGCCTCCGCCAGCTCCGCGCCATCCTGCTCGATGGCAACGGCCAGGAAACCGTCTCCCCTCCGCTCTTCCTCGTGGCCCGCGCCGCCGGCGCCCAGCCCATCACCTTCATCCCCGCCGGCGCCCCCTGGCGATACTTGGACAACGGCTCCAATCAAGGCTCCGCCTGGCGCCAGCGCGACTTTGACGACTCCTCCTGGAAAATCGGCCGCGGCCGCTTCGGCTATGGCCTCGGCGGCGAAACCACCCTCCTGGACTTCGGCCCGGACCCCGACAACAAATTCGTCACCACCTACTTCCGCACCATGTTCACCAATCACGCCGACCTGTCCTCCCTCACCCTCAAACTCATCGCTGACGACGGCGTGGTGATCTGGTTCAACGACCTCCCCATCCGCATCAACATGCCCCCCTTGTCCGACATCACCTACAACGACCGCGCCGAATCCGAAGTCACCGGCCCCAACCAAACCAATTTCGTCACCTACAGCCTGCATCCCTGGATCCTGCCCCAGGGCCCCGTCCTGCTCGCCGTCGAACTGCATCAACACACCAATAACGGCCCTGACCTCGCCTTCGACCTCGCCCTGGAGGCCCTCGGCAATTATCGTCCCGTCGTCCAACTCACCGCCCCGCCGGCCGGCACCCTCCTGCCCCCCGGCCAGCCCCTCGCCCTCCAGGTCCTCGCCTTCGACCGTTACGGCCAGATCACCCGCGTCGAATATTTTGCTCACGACACCAAACTGGGCGAAGCATCCTCCTATCCCTACTCTTTCATCTGGACCAATCCCCCTCCCGGCACTTTCCCCATCACGGCCGTGGCCACCGACAATAACGGCGCCGCCTCCACCTCCGCCCCCGTCTGGATCTCCTTCGGCGGCCCCGCCCTCCTCCCCCCCACCACCAGACCGGGCGAACTGCTCCTTTCCTGGCCTGCCGCACCCCCGGAGTACCTCCTCGAATCCGCCTCCCGCCTCGAACCGCCGGACTGGCAGCCCCTCACCAACTCACCCACCGTCTCCAACGGCCTCCGCCAGCTCCTCCTCCCCTTGGACGGCCCCCAACGTTTCTTCCGCCTCCGCCGGCCGTGA
- a CDS encoding DUF2961 domain-containing protein — protein MKHPALFATLGACVAALLAPFTLAAQSITTASLIEEMVDLRKMAEFPNPPYTCKQFSSYDRASKSPADEKSWFANADAGHYLRVEDRAGRKEYVMMDAQGPGAIVRIWSANPAGVLRIYLDGADNPVIEAPMTDVLGGKYPGFPSPIAGERSKGWNLYFPIPYAKSCKITSDKGGFYYHVNYRTYPPGTPVQSFSAETLKNLSARIEKLAAQLAAPRSIAAPAEGRVESSELRLDPGESTEVHFEGPAAIAGIVARVKAAQLDKALRGVLVRVEFDDQPCIAAPLGDFFGSAPGINPFASLPLGMTKDGEMYCHWFMPFTNNAAITLQNTTDQPVTIQGEVALQKYQWSTASMYFHAKWRAQFDVPTRPMLDWNYLTAKGQGVFAGVSFAIDNPVKDWWGEGDEKIYVDGESFPSHFGTGTEDYYGYAWCFPGLFTHAYHSQSRCDGPGNYGRTSVNRFHILDRIPFTKDFKFDMELWHWHAQCKVNMAVTAYWYAKPGASDAFPPLQPAQAIVRPMPEYVVPRVAGAIEGERMRIIRVNGTVGPQDWDGLSAGVHLWWHAGIKPGDNLVLGFHVPKAGKYRVLGHFLSARDYGIHQLAINGKKCGEPIDFYNPEVRPTKELDLGVHELKEGENEFTATAVGANDKAVKAFMFGLDYLLLKPAE, from the coding sequence ATGAAACACCCTGCATTATTCGCCACCCTCGGGGCCTGTGTCGCCGCCCTCCTCGCCCCCTTCACCCTCGCCGCCCAGTCCATCACCACCGCCTCCCTCATCGAAGAAATGGTGGATTTGCGCAAAATGGCCGAATTCCCCAATCCCCCCTATACCTGCAAACAATTTTCCAGTTACGACCGCGCCTCCAAAAGCCCGGCCGATGAAAAATCCTGGTTCGCCAACGCCGACGCCGGCCACTACCTCCGCGTCGAGGACCGCGCCGGACGCAAAGAATATGTCATGATGGACGCCCAGGGCCCCGGCGCCATCGTGCGCATCTGGTCCGCCAACCCCGCCGGCGTCCTCCGCATCTACCTCGACGGCGCCGACAACCCCGTCATCGAAGCCCCCATGACCGATGTCCTCGGCGGCAAGTACCCCGGCTTCCCCTCCCCCATCGCCGGCGAGCGCAGCAAGGGCTGGAATCTCTATTTCCCCATCCCCTACGCCAAAAGTTGCAAAATCACCAGCGACAAGGGCGGCTTCTATTATCACGTCAATTACCGCACTTATCCCCCCGGCACCCCCGTCCAATCTTTCTCCGCGGAAACCCTTAAAAATCTCTCCGCCCGCATTGAAAAGCTCGCCGCCCAGCTCGCCGCGCCCCGCTCCATCGCCGCCCCCGCTGAAGGCCGCGTCGAGTCCTCCGAACTCCGCCTCGACCCCGGCGAATCCACCGAAGTCCACTTCGAAGGCCCCGCCGCCATCGCCGGCATCGTCGCCCGCGTCAAGGCCGCCCAACTGGACAAAGCCCTGCGCGGCGTCCTCGTCCGTGTCGAGTTCGACGATCAACCCTGCATCGCCGCCCCCCTCGGCGATTTCTTCGGCTCCGCCCCGGGCATCAACCCCTTCGCCTCCCTCCCCCTCGGCATGACCAAAGACGGCGAAATGTACTGCCATTGGTTCATGCCCTTTACCAACAACGCCGCCATCACCCTCCAAAACACCACCGACCAGCCCGTCACCATCCAGGGCGAAGTCGCCCTCCAAAAATACCAATGGTCCACCGCCTCCATGTACTTCCATGCCAAATGGCGCGCCCAATTCGACGTCCCCACCCGCCCCATGCTCGATTGGAATTACCTCACCGCCAAAGGCCAGGGCGTCTTCGCCGGTGTCTCCTTCGCCATTGATAACCCCGTCAAAGACTGGTGGGGCGAAGGCGACGAAAAAATCTACGTGGACGGCGAATCCTTCCCCAGCCACTTCGGCACCGGCACCGAAGATTATTACGGCTACGCCTGGTGTTTCCCCGGCCTCTTCACCCACGCCTACCATTCGCAATCCCGCTGCGACGGCCCAGGCAATTACGGCCGCACCAGCGTCAACCGCTTCCACATCCTCGACCGCATCCCCTTCACCAAAGATTTCAAATTCGACATGGAACTCTGGCACTGGCATGCCCAATGCAAAGTCAACATGGCCGTCACCGCCTACTGGTACGCCAAACCCGGCGCCTCCGATGCCTTCCCCCCGCTCCAACCCGCCCAGGCCATCGTCCGCCCCATGCCCGAATACGTCGTCCCCCGCGTCGCCGGCGCCATCGAAGGCGAACGCATGCGCATCATCCGCGTCAACGGCACCGTCGGCCCCCAGGATTGGGACGGCCTCAGCGCCGGCGTCCACCTCTGGTGGCACGCCGGCATCAAACCCGGGGACAACCTCGTCCTCGGATTCCACGTCCCCAAAGCCGGCAAATACCGCGTCCTGGGCCATTTCCTCAGCGCCCGCGACTACGGCATCCACCAGCTCGCCATCAACGGCAAAAAATGCGGCGAACCCATTGATTTCTACAACCCCGAAGTCCGCCCCACCAAAGAACTCGACCTCG